A window of Mangifera indica cultivar Alphonso chromosome 11, CATAS_Mindica_2.1, whole genome shotgun sequence contains these coding sequences:
- the LOC123229946 gene encoding pentatricopeptide repeat-containing protein At2g04860, with product MYLACSSQNLAFFHSVIKPCIETKNSRSAFAYFRQLLQSSVKPTDLTFSLLLKSSASSSLYVKLEANQIHTHLVKLAIDKFVYVSTSLLDVYMKLGCVFCAQRLFDHMPNKDIVTWNALICGYSRNEYDVDALKLFVQMFRESFIPDETTLVSVVPTCGPRELVFQGKSIHGYGIKTGLDLDSKVKNVFASMYAKCSDLEAAELIFEHIDMVEESVVSWNTIIGAYGQNGFFDQALLAFEKMREKNVKVNSVTVLSILSATADPESIHCYVIKTGIINDATVITSLVCVYAKNGDTESAELLYKSLPEENLVSLTAIISSYAEKENISLIVERFTHMLQLDMKVDAVAMVSIIHGITNLDHYDVGLSFHAYGIKSGLCNYPLVANGLISMYSKFIDIDSVFYLFSDMNKKPLISWNSVISGCIQAGRASDAMEFYCQMQMSGLRPDTITVTSLLSGCSQLGYMQFGRRIHCYILRNNLEVEDFVVTSLVDMYTKCGSIKQAERVFKSIQNPCVATWNSMISGYSLYGFEQKALNSYSEMRKCGLKPDKITFLGVLAACIHGGLVGEGRKYFKIMKEDFGVAPTLQHSAYMVGLLGRAGLFEEAISFIKSMEIEPDSAVWGSLLSACCMHQEVKLGECLARKLYFLDYGNSGVYVLMSNLYAAKGMWDAVVRLRNMMKDIGGDGCSGVSLIEVTSMPKNGF from the coding sequence ATGTACTTGGCTTGTTCGAGCCAAAATCTCGCTTTCTTCCACTCTGTAATCAAACCTTGCATTGAAACCAAAAACTCAAGATCAGCATTTGCTTATTTTCGCCAATTGTTACAATCCAGTGTAAAGCCAACTGACCTCACTTTTTCTTTGCTGCTTAAATCCTCTGCATCATCGTCGCTCTACGTAAAACTAGAAGCCAATCAAATCCACACCCATTTAGTAAAATTGGCTATTGATAAGTTTGTCTATGTAAGTACATCCCTTCTTGATGTGTATATGAAGCTAGGATGCGTTTTCTGTGCACAAAGACTGTTTGATCATATGCCTAATAAAGACATTGTCACTTGGAATGCGTTGATTTGTGGCTACTCAAGAAACGAATATGACGTTGACGCATTGAAGCTATTTGTTCAAATGTTTAGAGAGAGTTTTATTCCCGATGAGACAACGTTAGTTAGTGTGGTTCCGACTTGTGGGCCACGAGAGCTAGTATTTCAAGGGAAATCTATTCATGGTTATGGGATTAAAACTGGCCTTGATTTGGATTCTAAAGTTAAGAATGTGTTTGCTTCAATGTATGCCAAGTGTTCAGATTTGGAAGCGGCTGAACTTATATTCGAACACATTGACATGGTTGAGGAAAGTGTAGTTTCGTGGAATACCATAATTGGTGCTTATGGCcaaaatggtttctttgatcAGGCATTGCTTGCCTTCGAGAAAATGCgagagaaaaatgtgaaagTAAATTCAGTCACAGTTCTGAGCATTCTCTCTGCCACTGCCGACCCTGAATCCATTCATTGCTATGTAATCAAAACGGGGATTATCAATGATGCAACTGTGATCACTTCACTGGTTTGTGTATACGCCAAAAATGGGGACACTGAATCAGCAGAATTACTTTACAAGTCATTGCCTGAAGAGAATTTGGTTTCCCTAACCGCAATTATTTCAAGCTATGCTGAGAAAGAAAATATCAGTTTGATTGTGGAACGTTTTACTCATATGCTGCAGTTAGATATGAAAGTGGACGCAGTGGCTATGGTTAGCATCATTCATGGAATAACAAACCTAGATCACTATGACGTTGGGCTTTCATTCCATGCTTATGGAATAAAGAGTGGGTTGTGTAATTATCCTTTGGTAGCTAATGGGCTAATTAGCATGTACTCCAAGTTCATTGACATTGACTCTGTGTTCTATCTGTTTTCGGATATGAATAAGAAACCACTAATCAGTTGGAATTCAGTGATATCCGGATGTATACAAGCTGGAAGAGCAAGTGATGCCATGGAGTTTTACTGTCAAATGCAGATGTCTGGACTTAGACCCGACACTATTACTGTTACTAGTTTGCTCTCTGGGTGCTCTCAACTTGGATACATGCAATTTGGGAGGAGAATTCATTGCTATATCCTTCGAAACAATCTAGAAGTAGAAGATTTTGTTGTCACTTCCCTAGTAGACATGTACACCAAGTGTGGAAGCATAAAGCAAGCAGAAAGGGTGTTCAAAAGCATCCAAAACCCATGTGTAGCAACATGGAATTCAATGATCTCAGGCTATAGTTTATATGGGTTTGAACAGAAAGCTCTGAATTCTTATTCGGAAATGAGAAAATGTGGACTTAAACCTGATAAAATCACTTTCTTGGGAGTTTTAGCTGCCTGTATCCACGGGGGTCTTGTTGGTGAAGGGAGAAAGTACTTCAAAATTATGAAAGAGGACTTTGGTGTGGCGCCAACATTGCAACACTCTGCATACATGGTTGGTCTCCTTGGTAGAGCAGGTCTGTTTGAAGAAGCAATATCATTTATAAAGAGTATGGAGATTGAGCCTGATTCGGCAGTGTGGGGAAGCTTGCTGAGTGCTTGCTGCATGCACCAAGAGGTAAAGCTTGGGGAATGCTTGGCCAGGAAGTTATATTTCTTGGATTATGGAAACAGTGGAGTATATGTATTGATGTCAAATCTATATGCGGCTAAAGGGATGTGGGACGCTGTAGTAAGGTTGAGGAACATGATGAAAGACATTGGAGGTGATGGCTGTTCAGGAGTTAGCCTAATCGAGGTGACTTCTATGCCAAAAAATGGATTTTGA